A single window of Xylocopa sonorina isolate GNS202 chromosome 5, iyXylSono1_principal, whole genome shotgun sequence DNA harbors:
- the LOC143423769 gene encoding activating signal cointegrator 1 codes for MQKWIHENLSQILAFPVPEEITQYIMEMQNVRDLDEYLRSLLDYSNGKHRQFIEELKKRHASSKDQTGYKKVNDTSNTKKKQNDKKKGKVKTKENKEIKQVQEIVKIEKVEKKKPKFVNLYSQEGKDRAAILLKGRHKCDCEAKRHALINNCLNCGRIVCTQEGAGPCFFCEELVCSPKERTILSSNTKQADQLYNKLMNQKPSKNLEESIKQRDKLLEYDRNGVQCTKVIDDECDYYQSSNIWLTATEREKSQKLEEEISERKHMSHLNRKINVTFDFIGREVIEENPVDELTELNDRYFQDIAETFNDIGSRNICPNVEFDRPTYLEPNESNDESKGRTSKTNISLRTKNIIQDKEYLEMSDPGLCLSMHQPYASLLVAGIKIHEGRTWYSSHRGRLWIAATSKTPTQEEISNAEHYYRVLKDEKLKFPEIYSTSCLLGCVTVVDVLPQEEYRKNYPEGESDSPYVFICENFYALPIKFPIQGKHKIYKLDPKVHHAALKMLEKYTKNTNNY; via the exons ATGCAAAAGTGGATACACGAAAATTTATCACAAATTTTAGCCTTTCCTGTCCCAGAGGAGATAACACA ATATATAATGGAAATGCAAAATGTAAGGGATTTAGACGAATATTTACGATCTCTTTTAGATTATTCTAATGGGAAACACAGACAATTCATTGAAGAATTGAAGAAACGACATG CGTCGAGTAAAGATCAAACTGGGTACAAGAAAGTGAACGATACTAGCAATACGAAGAAAAAACAAAATGATAAAAAGAAAGGGAAAGTAAAAACAAAAGAGAATAAAGAAATTAAACAG gTACAAGAAATTGTAAAGATAGAGAAAGTAGAGAAAAAGAAACCGAAGTTTGTCAATTTATACTCTCAAGAAGGCAAAGACAGAGCAGCGATTTTATTAAAGG GTAGACATAAATGTGATTGTGAAGCAAAGAGACATGCATTGATTAACAATTGTCTCAACTGTGGCAGAATAGTTTGTACCCAAGAAGGGGCTGGACCTTGTTTCTTTTGCGAAGAACTTGTATGTTCCCCAAAAGAACGAACCATTCTTTCTAGTAACACTAAACAAGCAGATCAATTGTATAATAAATTGATGAATCAAAAGCCTAGTAAAAATCTAGAAGAATCGATAAAGCAGAGAGACAAACTTTTGGAATATGATCGTAATGG AGTACAGTGTACAAAAGTAATTGATGATGAATGTGATTATTATCAATCAAGTAATATATGGTTAACCGCTACAGAACGAGAGAAATCGCAAAAGTTAGAAGAGGAAATAAGTGAAAGAAAGCATATGTCTCATTTGAATAGAAAAATCAATGTTACCTTTGATTTCATAGGGAGAGAAGTAATTGAAGAAAATCCAGTTGATGAGCTTACTGAATTGAATGACAGATATTTTCAAGATATTGCCGAAACATTCAATGATATTGGAAGCAGAAACATTTGTCCAAATGTAGAATTTGATCGTCCAACG TATCTTGAACCAAATGAATCAAATGATGAATCAAAAGGTCGAACGTCGAAAACAAACATTTCTTTAAgaacaaaaaatattattcaaGATAAAGAATATTTAGAAATGTCAGATCCTGGTCTATGTTTAAGCATGCATCAACCTTATGCATCTCTATTGGTGGCtggaataaaaat CCACGAAGGTCGCACTTGGTACTCATCGCATAGAGGTAGATTATGGATTGCTGCAACATCTAAAACGCCGACTCAGGAAGAAATTTCAAATGCAGAACATTATTACCGTGTTTTAAAAGATG AAAAACTGAAGTTTCCTGAAATTTATTCAACTAGTTGCTTATTAGGATGCGTAACAGTGGTTGATGTTTTACCTCAAGAAGAATATAGAAAAAATTATCCAGAAGGGGAAAGTGATAGTCCCTACGTTTTTATA